The bacterium genome has a window encoding:
- a CDS encoding bifunctional folylpolyglutamate synthase/dihydrofolate synthase, with amino-acid sequence MKLQTLQDAELYLDGFVNRERQVSYDYERLGLGRIEALLGALGNPHKGLPCIHVAGSNGKGSVALAAEQLLRAAGCRTGTFTSPHLESWRERFRIAGEPVQPERLVEALNAMQPGLERLRADPALCPSFFDVSTALALWLFRESGVDAGVIEVGLGGRIDSTNLVESSVAVVTSIELEHTDKLGDTHEQIASEKAGIAKPGVPLLHGPLSPEAWGAVAAAAVAQDAPLEEVELRESVLDANGVRFQMADGRTVHSGVLGDHQATNLALAIRAVELFLGRDLSAKELSALADLKLPARQERIGRVILDSAHTTGAAASLARTLDRIAPSDPRVLVVSISSDKDAAGMLLELGRGARACVVTTVEPTRSRDPEELLPIAWASGIEQVEAVPEPIAALERALELAGEDAWLVVAGSVYFAGAVREHLLAKVQ; translated from the coding sequence ATGAAGCTCCAAACGCTGCAGGATGCCGAACTCTACCTGGACGGTTTCGTCAATCGAGAACGTCAGGTGAGCTACGACTACGAGCGCCTGGGACTGGGGCGGATCGAGGCGCTACTCGGAGCGCTCGGGAATCCGCACAAGGGACTGCCTTGTATTCACGTCGCCGGGTCCAATGGCAAGGGTTCTGTGGCGTTGGCCGCCGAGCAGCTCCTGCGTGCGGCCGGCTGCCGGACCGGAACATTTACTTCTCCCCACCTCGAATCGTGGCGAGAGCGCTTTCGCATCGCCGGCGAGCCGGTCCAACCCGAGCGACTGGTCGAGGCGTTGAACGCGATGCAACCGGGCCTGGAGCGACTGCGGGCGGATCCGGCGCTCTGTCCGAGTTTTTTCGACGTATCGACAGCCCTCGCGCTATGGCTGTTCCGCGAGTCCGGCGTCGACGCGGGCGTCATCGAGGTCGGGCTCGGCGGCCGGATTGATTCCACGAATCTGGTGGAGTCGTCGGTTGCGGTCGTGACGTCGATCGAGCTCGAACACACCGACAAGCTCGGCGATACACACGAGCAGATCGCCAGCGAAAAGGCGGGCATCGCCAAACCCGGAGTTCCCCTGCTTCACGGACCGCTCAGTCCCGAAGCCTGGGGCGCGGTGGCCGCGGCAGCTGTCGCCCAGGATGCGCCGCTGGAAGAAGTCGAGTTGCGCGAGTCCGTGCTGGACGCGAACGGCGTGCGCTTTCAGATGGCGGATGGTCGAACCGTTCACAGTGGCGTGCTCGGCGATCACCAGGCGACCAATCTGGCCCTGGCGATCCGCGCGGTGGAACTCTTCCTGGGGCGCGATCTCAGTGCGAAGGAACTCAGCGCGCTCGCCGATCTGAAGTTACCGGCGCGTCAGGAGCGCATCGGTCGGGTGATTCTCGACTCCGCGCATACGACCGGAGCGGCCGCATCACTGGCTCGCACACTCGATCGCATCGCGCCTTCGGACCCGCGCGTACTCGTGGTTTCGATCTCCAGCGACAAGGACGCGGCCGGAATGCTTCTGGAACTGGGGCGCGGTGCGCGCGCATGCGTGGTCACCACCGTGGAACCGACTCGTTCCCGGGATCCCGAGGAGTTGCTGCCGATCGCCTGGGCTTCGGGGATCGAACAGGTCGAGGCCGTGCCCGAACCGATCGCTGCGCTCGAGCGTGCACTCGAACTGGCGGGCGAGGATGCGTGGCTGGTCGTGGCCGGATCCGTGTATTTCGCGGGAGCCGTCCGAGAGCATTTATTGGCAAAGGTGCAGTAG
- a CDS encoding MaoC family dehydratase, with protein MALIRKKTGNFLEDFRLGQVFRHKGGRTISEGMTAHFTDFSFTANPLHKNLRYAQIYGYDAMPVTSGLVMVVAFSQTVEDISENARANLEYIDMRFGATVYVGDTIETETVILGVKPSSSRPELGVVHVQSVARKQTGEIVLAYERKVQVFKDDMDAELDAGQIEATSVDVELELPAYDPNAGYAELAHLSNDDTYFESFNPGDTIEHSRGRTMTDEHIFLTGMLDNTSQVHCNQAMIDRDPDRYLGGQLVVFGGIPFTLCLGLSSPDISDNSLGDVRYATGKHTAPIFSGDTVFTSTEITGKRDYPGRDDLGIIEVNLRGHKFQRDGGDEKRVEIFYLEREIAIKRRSHYAKG; from the coding sequence GTGGCGTTGATTCGAAAAAAGACAGGAAACTTCCTCGAGGATTTCCGGCTCGGCCAGGTATTTCGCCACAAAGGCGGCCGCACGATCAGCGAGGGTATGACCGCCCACTTCACGGATTTCTCGTTCACCGCAAATCCGCTGCACAAGAACCTGCGTTACGCGCAGATCTACGGCTACGACGCGATGCCGGTGACCAGCGGTCTGGTGATGGTGGTCGCGTTCAGTCAGACGGTCGAGGACATCAGCGAGAACGCGCGGGCAAATCTCGAGTACATCGACATGCGTTTCGGTGCGACGGTCTACGTCGGTGACACGATTGAGACCGAGACTGTGATTCTGGGTGTCAAGCCTTCTAGTAGTCGTCCAGAACTGGGCGTCGTCCACGTGCAGAGCGTAGCCCGCAAGCAGACCGGCGAGATCGTGTTGGCCTACGAGCGCAAGGTCCAGGTCTTCAAGGACGACATGGATGCCGAACTCGATGCTGGACAGATAGAAGCAACCTCGGTTGATGTGGAGCTGGAGCTGCCCGCGTACGATCCCAATGCCGGTTATGCCGAACTCGCACATCTGTCGAATGACGACACCTACTTCGAGAGCTTCAATCCCGGCGATACGATTGAACACTCGCGCGGACGCACGATGACCGACGAGCACATCTTTCTCACGGGCATGCTCGACAACACCTCACAGGTGCACTGCAACCAGGCGATGATCGACCGCGACCCGGATCGCTATCTGGGCGGGCAGCTGGTCGTATTCGGTGGCATCCCCTTTACGCTTTGTCTGGGGCTCTCGAGTCCCGACATCTCAGACAACAGTCTGGGCGATGTGCGCTACGCGACCGGCAAACACACCGCGCCGATCTTCTCGGGCGACACGGTCTTCACCTCGACCGAGATCACGGGCAAGCGCGACTATCCGGGGCGCGACGACCTGGGAATCATCGAAGTCAATCTGCGCGGTCACAAGTTTCAGCGCGACGGAGGCGACGAGAAGCGCGTCGAGATCTTCTATCTCGAGCGCGAGATCGCGATCAAGCGACGCTCGCACTACGCCAAAGGCTGA
- a CDS encoding glucose 1-dehydrogenase — MRLKGRVAVVTGGARGIGEGIARCLAQDGARVAILDLDGDAAAESAEDLGAEHVGIAADVSDELTAAAAMEEVVHRCGRMDFLINNAGGGNRKASTAYGPPFTGVAQEGWDEQMVLNLRTTFASTKTAIAHLKQQEQGVIVNIASIAGLVPSPAMPAYGAAKAAVISLTRTLAVELAGDDIRVHAICPGLLYTRAWQVLASRIQKGSPKHADKDPHDVFMEIVRKQTPLGREQTPEDIGKLAAFLCSDDAHNLTGQVIALDGGSTLQTAGG, encoded by the coding sequence ATGCGTCTGAAAGGCAGGGTTGCGGTCGTCACGGGGGGAGCACGGGGGATCGGCGAGGGTATTGCGCGCTGCCTTGCCCAAGACGGCGCGCGCGTGGCGATCCTCGATCTCGATGGAGATGCTGCGGCCGAGAGCGCCGAAGACCTCGGCGCAGAACACGTGGGCATCGCCGCGGATGTTTCAGATGAACTCACGGCCGCAGCTGCGATGGAAGAGGTCGTACATCGATGCGGCCGCATGGATTTCCTGATCAACAACGCGGGCGGTGGCAATCGCAAGGCCTCTACGGCCTACGGTCCACCCTTCACAGGTGTCGCCCAGGAGGGGTGGGACGAGCAGATGGTCTTGAACCTGCGGACGACCTTTGCCAGCACCAAGACTGCAATTGCCCATCTGAAACAACAGGAACAGGGAGTGATCGTCAACATCGCCTCGATAGCGGGGCTCGTCCCCTCGCCGGCGATGCCCGCCTACGGAGCCGCCAAGGCCGCGGTGATCTCACTGACCCGCACTCTGGCCGTGGAACTCGCTGGAGACGACATCCGCGTGCACGCGATCTGTCCCGGGTTGCTCTACACGCGCGCCTGGCAGGTCCTTGCTTCGCGAATCCAGAAGGGTTCGCCGAAACACGCTGACAAGGATCCCCACGACGTCTTCATGGAGATCGTGCGCAAACAAACCCCGCTGGGGCGAGAGCAGACCCCCGAGGACATCGGCAAGCTTGCGGCGTTTCTCTGTAGCGACGACGCACACAACCTCACCGGTCAGGTGATCGCCCTCGACGGAGGCTCGACTCTACAGACTGCGGGTGGATAG
- a CDS encoding thiamine pyrophosphate-binding protein, with amino-acid sequence METVGGWLAEYLKSRGIDTLFTLTGGHIFPLLDGCLDAGIRVVDTRHEQAAAFAAEGWALRTGKPAAYLVTAGPGFANAVAGLAHASVTLAPTLCITGANPTKEDDKGAPQELEQLRVAEIYTRYAKTIRRTERIPQYVENAFQHMTGPTPGPSFLEIPQDVFYKPLPEDARTDFGPRETPRSAGNPIDIERAAELLRQAERPVLVAGSGSFWSGAGDALQKLAEQTGLPVFTRNAARGLLPDSHPQCYGGSPGLGVFKSDLVFVIGSRFNATFYYGEFAPDAKVIQVDCNSAALGDNRGLDLGICGDARLVLEQLGGALDGYRTPEGWIATLDGAVEKRKTKFAAGFKSSSTPIHPMRLMHELNEFADANTTFCVDGGDIGVAAARHLVAEHPGSQLTNASILGSLGPGLPFALGAKLAQPDDTVICLTGDGAFGFGAMELDTAVRLDIPFICVIGNDGLWGMIERSQRPMFGEDRTPAAVLGDRPYEKMAQALGGYGERVEDPEQIRPALERARDSGLPACLNVILDPKLTG; translated from the coding sequence ATGGAAACCGTTGGTGGTTGGCTGGCCGAATATCTGAAATCGCGTGGGATCGACACGCTCTTCACGCTGACCGGCGGGCACATCTTCCCGCTGCTCGACGGATGCCTCGACGCGGGCATCCGTGTCGTGGACACGCGGCACGAGCAGGCGGCCGCTTTTGCGGCAGAAGGCTGGGCACTGCGAACCGGAAAACCCGCGGCCTATCTGGTGACGGCGGGGCCGGGCTTTGCAAATGCGGTAGCGGGCCTGGCTCATGCCTCGGTAACCCTCGCCCCTACGCTTTGCATCACCGGCGCCAATCCGACGAAAGAAGATGACAAAGGCGCTCCTCAGGAACTGGAGCAGCTACGCGTCGCCGAGATCTACACTCGCTACGCCAAGACCATACGCCGGACGGAGCGCATCCCGCAGTACGTCGAAAACGCCTTTCAGCACATGACGGGTCCTACGCCCGGCCCCTCTTTCCTGGAAATTCCGCAGGACGTTTTCTACAAGCCATTGCCCGAGGATGCGCGCACGGACTTCGGTCCTCGCGAAACGCCGCGCTCGGCGGGCAATCCGATCGACATCGAGCGCGCAGCCGAACTACTGCGACAGGCGGAACGTCCGGTACTGGTCGCGGGCAGTGGCAGCTTCTGGTCGGGAGCGGGTGACGCACTCCAGAAGCTCGCCGAGCAGACGGGCTTGCCGGTCTTCACGCGAAATGCCGCTCGCGGCCTGCTGCCTGACTCGCATCCGCAGTGTTACGGCGGTTCACCGGGGCTCGGTGTTTTCAAATCCGATCTCGTTTTCGTAATCGGCTCGCGCTTCAACGCCACCTTCTACTACGGCGAGTTCGCACCCGACGCAAAGGTGATTCAGGTGGACTGCAACTCCGCTGCCCTCGGAGACAACCGCGGCCTCGACCTCGGGATCTGCGGCGATGCGCGGCTGGTGCTCGAACAGCTCGGCGGAGCCCTGGACGGTTACCGGACACCAGAGGGATGGATCGCAACGCTGGACGGCGCGGTGGAAAAGCGCAAGACCAAGTTCGCCGCCGGTTTCAAGTCGAGTTCCACACCGATCCATCCCATGCGGCTGATGCACGAGCTCAATGAATTCGCCGATGCCAACACCACCTTCTGTGTCGACGGTGGCGACATCGGTGTTGCGGCCGCGCGACACCTGGTCGCCGAGCATCCGGGCTCACAGCTCACCAATGCCAGCATCCTGGGTTCGCTGGGACCGGGGCTGCCCTTTGCGCTGGGGGCCAAGCTCGCCCAGCCAGACGATACAGTGATCTGTTTGACCGGTGATGGAGCCTTCGGCTTCGGTGCCATGGAACTCGATACGGCGGTTCGCCTGGACATCCCCTTCATCTGCGTGATCGGAAACGATGGCCTGTGGGGAATGATCGAGCGTTCACAACGCCCCATGTTCGGCGAAGACAGGACTCCCGCTGCAGTACTCGGAGATCGACCCTACGAGAAGATGGCGCAGGCTCTCGGTGGCTATGGCGAGCGGGTCGAAGATCCGGAGCAGATCCGTCCGGCCCTCGAACGCGCGCGCGATAGCGGCTTGCCCGCCTGTCTCAACGTGATACTCGATCCGAAACTAACAGGCTGA
- a CDS encoding dienelactone hydrolase family protein gives MNPDSHELEIESGRHGPINAFLSLPRKDERLAPGVIVIHEIVGLNDDIRRISEHFSAEGYGALAPDLYSGSVPRPICIMKTLRSLAKGEGPALDALEACRAWLAARPEIDPSRIGVAGFCMGGGFALMFAVRAPVRVAATFYGDVPRRAEELAGSCPVVGGYGAKDHVFAPAGRRLDRMLGDLEVERDVVMYPDVGHSYMNQHGPVLRRLGAISPMRTGYDEHAAEDSWRRMLAFFARHLE, from the coding sequence ATGAATCCCGATTCGCACGAACTCGAGATTGAATCGGGTCGCCACGGCCCGATCAACGCTTTCCTTTCTCTGCCCCGCAAGGACGAAAGGCTCGCTCCTGGTGTGATCGTGATCCACGAAATCGTGGGCCTCAACGACGATATTCGTCGGATCAGTGAGCACTTTTCCGCCGAGGGCTACGGGGCGCTGGCACCGGATCTCTATTCGGGATCTGTGCCTCGGCCGATCTGCATCATGAAAACACTGCGGAGCCTCGCAAAAGGGGAGGGCCCCGCTCTAGATGCGCTCGAGGCCTGTCGAGCCTGGCTCGCGGCGCGGCCCGAGATCGACCCGAGTCGCATCGGGGTGGCGGGTTTCTGTATGGGAGGAGGCTTCGCGTTGATGTTCGCCGTGCGGGCACCTGTTCGCGTGGCCGCCACGTTCTACGGAGATGTGCCGCGCCGAGCGGAAGAACTCGCGGGGAGTTGCCCGGTCGTAGGCGGCTACGGTGCAAAGGATCATGTCTTCGCACCAGCCGGTCGGCGACTGGACCGCATGCTCGGCGATCTGGAAGTGGAGCGCGATGTCGTCATGTATCCGGATGTCGGCCACAGCTACATGAATCAGCACGGTCCGGTGCTGCGGCGCCTCGGCGCCATCTCGCCGATGCGAACCGGCTACGACGAGCACGCGGCCGAGGATAGTTGGCGCCGCATGCTGGCCTTCTTCGCGCGCCACCTCGAGTGA
- a CDS encoding methyltransferase domain-containing protein, whose amino-acid sequence MTAQKSANKPTELQAFSFNVWSYKQGEMVSLMIHLGDRLGLYRALAKAGPVSAEELAERTGLKQRWLLEWLRGQAAARLLNYHEGDRFELSEVGEAVLADEEGSTAFAAGAFGAPSGPELVDRLADAFRTGIGLSYQDHGPNAAHRTERMLGPWTRRALVPQIIPALDGVEAKLRAGARVADVGCGAGVALLAMAEAFPASEFHGYDPSGHAIERAGEQMRKRGLANVELHEAGGEKLPDEATYDLVITLDCIHDMTHPADVIASIRRALQPDGTWLIKDIRSQPRFEDNLRNPLLAMFYGFSVSACMSSALSEPDGAGLGTLGFNPEVAQRMTREAGFTRFIPHDFEDPANLYYEVRP is encoded by the coding sequence ATGACAGCCCAGAAGTCCGCGAACAAACCCACCGAACTCCAGGCCTTTTCTTTCAATGTCTGGAGCTACAAACAGGGCGAGATGGTCTCGTTGATGATCCACCTCGGCGATCGCCTCGGTCTGTACCGCGCGCTCGCGAAAGCGGGGCCGGTCTCGGCTGAAGAACTTGCGGAGCGGACCGGGCTGAAGCAGCGCTGGCTGCTCGAGTGGCTACGCGGCCAGGCCGCCGCGCGATTGCTCAACTATCACGAAGGCGATCGCTTCGAACTCTCGGAAGTGGGTGAGGCCGTTCTCGCCGACGAGGAAGGCAGCACGGCCTTCGCGGCTGGAGCCTTCGGCGCTCCCTCGGGTCCCGAATTGGTCGACCGTCTCGCCGACGCATTCCGCACCGGCATCGGCCTGTCCTACCAGGATCACGGACCGAACGCAGCACATCGCACGGAGCGCATGCTCGGACCGTGGACCCGCCGCGCACTCGTACCCCAGATCATCCCCGCGCTCGACGGCGTAGAGGCCAAGCTGCGCGCCGGAGCGCGCGTGGCTGACGTGGGCTGTGGCGCGGGCGTGGCGTTGCTGGCCATGGCGGAAGCCTTCCCCGCATCGGAATTTCACGGCTACGATCCCAGCGGGCACGCCATCGAACGGGCGGGCGAGCAGATGCGCAAACGCGGGCTGGCGAACGTGGAACTTCACGAGGCGGGCGGCGAGAAACTACCGGACGAGGCGACCTACGACCTCGTCATCACGCTGGACTGCATTCACGATATGACGCATCCCGCTGACGTGATCGCGTCGATCCGGCGCGCGCTCCAGCCAGATGGCACCTGGCTGATCAAGGACATCCGCAGTCAGCCGCGTTTTGAAGACAACCTGCGCAATCCGCTGCTGGCCATGTTCTACGGCTTTTCGGTATCGGCTTGTATGTCTTCAGCTCTGTCCGAGCCCGACGGAGCCGGCCTCGGCACGCTGGGCTTCAACCCCGAAGTCGCGCAACGCATGACCCGCGAGGCGGGCTTCACTCGCTTCATTCCTCACGACTTCGAAGACCCGGCCAATCTGTACTACGAGGTGCGTCCGTAG
- a CDS encoding DUF362 domain-containing protein, whose protein sequence is MKGFGFFNRGVREREYERWIEARPPGPEDGRDPEPVPGPTSRLVISGDDAALADSGAPRGEIVRAMLARGLTVLTGEPDERSAWASLLTGFRPGHTVGIKLNTVAVHLAPHRQVVDALIESLAEFGIEPRDVVIWDNLGRLGPLRMRIYGDLERPEGAYYQGMERAGFSLDSRGTPRVLCTVPRLPGLGYDRRVRAEIPSQNLRLPVSRIVTQVCDHIINVPVPKDHRVTGMTCALKNFFGCVPLWDAFRPANADRMHANRGDPQIAELYANECISGKVRVHLCDSLRAICDGGPWGKPQLEPKSLLLATDPVALDAYVLSLIDGARKDREIERIARRALYIESAARLGLGTNDPNSINLFDGFGEPVNWPG, encoded by the coding sequence ATGAAGGGTTTTGGCTTCTTCAATCGCGGAGTCCGCGAGCGCGAGTACGAGCGCTGGATCGAGGCCCGGCCTCCGGGACCAGAGGACGGGCGAGATCCAGAACCGGTCCCGGGTCCCACGAGCCGCCTGGTCATTTCCGGAGACGATGCCGCTCTGGCTGACTCCGGCGCACCTCGCGGCGAGATCGTTCGCGCGATGCTGGCTCGTGGCCTCACGGTGCTGACCGGCGAACCCGATGAACGAAGTGCCTGGGCATCGCTGCTAACCGGGTTTCGTCCGGGACACACCGTCGGGATCAAGCTCAACACGGTCGCGGTTCACCTGGCCCCCCACCGTCAAGTCGTGGATGCACTCATCGAAAGCCTGGCCGAGTTCGGAATCGAGCCGCGCGATGTCGTCATCTGGGACAACCTCGGACGCCTCGGACCTTTGCGCATGCGCATCTACGGCGATCTGGAACGACCCGAAGGCGCCTACTATCAGGGCATGGAACGCGCGGGTTTCTCGCTCGATTCGCGAGGCACTCCGCGTGTTCTGTGCACCGTTCCCCGGCTTCCCGGCCTGGGATACGATCGCCGAGTTCGGGCCGAGATCCCTTCACAGAACCTGCGCCTGCCCGTCTCGCGGATTGTCACCCAGGTCTGCGACCATATCATCAACGTCCCCGTACCCAAGGACCATCGCGTCACGGGCATGACCTGCGCACTCAAGAATTTTTTCGGCTGCGTACCCCTGTGGGATGCCTTTCGTCCGGCCAATGCCGATCGCATGCACGCCAATCGCGGCGATCCGCAGATCGCGGAATTATACGCGAATGAGTGTATATCTGGAAAAGTCCGGGTTCATCTCTGCGATTCCCTGCGTGCAATCTGCGACGGCGGCCCCTGGGGGAAGCCCCAGCTGGAGCCGAAGAGTCTCTTGCTTGCGACCGATCCGGTCGCGCTCGACGCCTACGTTCTGTCGCTGATCGACGGCGCCAGAAAGGATCGAGAGATCGAGCGCATCGCTCGTCGCGCCCTGTACATCGAATCGGCGGCGCGTCTGGGACTGGGAACCAACGACCCGAACTCGATCAACCTCTTCGACGGCTTCGGAGAGCCGGTGAACTGGCCGGGCTGA
- a CDS encoding acyl-CoA dehydrogenase — protein sequence MAEPDFYLSDEQRELQRTLKEFVAKEIEPIAAACDAEERYPLDLFSKLGELGYLGLRFPEEAGGSGGTNLDYAILCEELAYGSAGIALGIYVHVALACAALEAYGSEDLKKTWLAPGLRGEKIGAWAFAEAGAGSDAGSIATRAVADGDDYVLNGSKLFITNGPIADFLVVVASTAPEQRLKGLSLFLVERDRPGFRVAGSLSKLGVRASEMAELVFEDCRIPRENLLGREHRGFLDSLRTLTLGRIASAAFATGVARAAFDATLAHAGERVQFGQPIGSFQAVRFGVADMATQIEAARLLCHRAAIAADRGLPHGRESNMAKLFATETCTRVVERALHYNGAAGFMSESPIQRFYRDCKVFELGEGSSELQRDMIAREIGL from the coding sequence ATGGCCGAACCCGACTTCTATCTCTCCGACGAGCAACGCGAACTGCAGAGAACGCTGAAGGAGTTCGTCGCGAAGGAAATCGAGCCGATCGCGGCCGCCTGCGACGCCGAGGAACGCTATCCGCTGGACCTGTTCTCGAAGCTGGGTGAACTCGGATACCTGGGCCTGCGTTTCCCCGAAGAAGCGGGCGGATCCGGCGGCACGAACCTGGACTACGCGATCCTGTGTGAGGAACTGGCCTACGGCTCGGCGGGTATCGCACTGGGGATCTACGTCCACGTGGCGCTGGCGTGCGCAGCACTCGAGGCGTACGGCAGTGAAGATCTGAAAAAGACCTGGCTGGCACCCGGCCTGCGCGGCGAGAAGATCGGAGCGTGGGCTTTCGCAGAAGCCGGTGCCGGATCTGACGCGGGTTCGATCGCAACGCGTGCGGTGGCCGACGGCGATGACTACGTACTCAACGGCTCGAAACTCTTCATCACCAACGGGCCGATCGCGGATTTCCTGGTGGTGGTCGCTTCCACAGCACCCGAGCAGCGCCTCAAGGGACTCTCGCTCTTCCTCGTGGAGCGCGACCGGCCGGGCTTTCGCGTCGCAGGATCTCTTTCGAAGCTGGGCGTGCGCGCCTCGGAGATGGCGGAACTCGTCTTCGAGGACTGCCGCATACCGCGCGAGAATCTGCTGGGACGGGAACATCGTGGCTTCCTGGATTCTCTGCGCACGCTCACCCTGGGCCGGATCGCATCAGCCGCCTTCGCCACGGGCGTTGCGCGCGCCGCCTTCGACGCGACTCTGGCGCACGCCGGGGAGCGGGTCCAGTTCGGGCAACCGATCGGCTCGTTCCAGGCCGTGCGTTTTGGCGTCGCAGACATGGCGACACAGATCGAAGCCGCGCGCCTGCTCTGTCACCGCGCCGCCATCGCCGCTGACCGGGGCCTGCCCCACGGGCGCGAATCCAATATGGCGAAACTCTTCGCGACAGAGACCTGCACGCGAGTCGTGGAGCGCGCGCTCCACTACAACGGCGCAGCGGGATTCATGTCTGAATCTCCGATCCAGCGCTTTTACCGCGACTGCAAGGTATTCGAACTCGGCGAGGGTTCGAGCGAACTCCAACGCGATATGATCGCGCGGGAAATCGGACTGTAG
- a CDS encoding enoyl-CoA hydratase, which yields MTAPLRLESKDGIATITLAQPERMNALGFEMLDALVEALDAVRAGDDRVLILAAEGRAFCAGADRAEMIERKPAEWEPIVDHYLDPVRRIADLDIPVIAKLQGDTVGGGFGLAIASDFRVAALGIRLGAPFVRIGLAGCDMSAGYYLPRLIPLGAATEMMMTGKLVKAEEALALGLVHRAVAAEDLDGEVDKLAQKLLKGPPVALAFTKRAIRRSLDLDRDAEFDYEVHAQVNCIQTEDHREGVRAFFDEKRAPVFKGS from the coding sequence ATGACGGCACCGCTGCGACTGGAAAGCAAGGACGGTATCGCGACGATCACGCTGGCCCAGCCCGAACGGATGAATGCCCTGGGATTCGAAATGCTCGACGCACTGGTCGAAGCTCTGGACGCGGTCCGCGCCGGCGACGATCGCGTACTCATCCTCGCCGCGGAAGGCCGCGCCTTCTGTGCGGGAGCGGATCGCGCAGAGATGATCGAGCGCAAGCCCGCCGAGTGGGAACCGATCGTCGATCACTATCTGGATCCCGTGCGACGCATCGCAGATCTCGATATTCCTGTAATCGCGAAACTCCAGGGAGATACCGTGGGTGGAGGCTTTGGACTCGCGATCGCCAGCGACTTCCGCGTGGCCGCGCTCGGGATCCGGCTCGGCGCACCGTTCGTGCGCATCGGCCTGGCGGGCTGCGATATGTCGGCCGGGTACTACCTGCCCCGACTCATCCCTCTGGGTGCAGCGACCGAGATGATGATGACGGGAAAGCTCGTAAAGGCCGAAGAAGCACTCGCGCTGGGACTCGTCCACCGCGCAGTCGCCGCCGAGGATCTCGACGGTGAGGTCGACAAGCTGGCGCAAAAGCTCCTCAAGGGTCCGCCCGTCGCGCTCGCATTCACGAAGCGAGCCATTCGTCGCTCGCTCGATCTGGATCGCGACGCGGAGTTCGACTACGAGGTCCACGCCCAGGTGAACTGCATTCAGACCGAGGACCACCGGGAAGGGGTCCGGGCGTTCTTCGACGAGAAGCGCGCACCGGTGTTCAAGGGGAGCTGA
- a CDS encoding DUF4442 domain-containing protein: MSATLARIPYTSELGLTLDRVVDGEVQMTLPDAAANRNLAGTVHAGLLYTFGETLAGVAAGLETLEQAFPFARRAEIRYRRPARGAVHGTARVEPKEIQRVLDELAREGRSELTVNARLSGDDGETLAEVDVDYAFRPHPKKEETKK; encoded by the coding sequence ATGAGCGCCACGCTCGCCAGGATCCCCTATACGAGTGAGCTGGGGTTGACGCTCGATCGCGTCGTCGACGGAGAGGTGCAGATGACTCTCCCCGACGCCGCGGCGAACCGGAATCTCGCAGGAACGGTCCACGCAGGGCTGCTCTACACTTTTGGGGAAACCCTGGCCGGTGTAGCCGCCGGACTCGAAACCCTCGAACAGGCCTTCCCCTTCGCCCGACGCGCAGAGATCCGCTACCGACGGCCCGCGCGCGGCGCGGTCCACGGCACGGCGCGAGTCGAACCCAAGGAGATCCAACGCGTGCTCGATGAACTGGCCCGAGAAGGCCGCTCGGAACTCACCGTCAACGCCAGGCTGTCCGGAGACGACGGCGAGACACTTGCAGAAGTGGACGTGGACTACGCCTTCCGTCCTCACCCCAAAAAGGAAGAAACGAAAAAATGA